The genome window GGAGCCATTGGTTCCCGGACCGAGGCGCGGCCCACAGCGGAGCCAGGAGGGCCGCCGGGAGCGTGTGGAGCAGGCAGACCGGTCCCTTGGCCAGGAGACCGCCGCCGACCGCCACCGCCATCACGACGTATCCGATGCGGTCCCCCACGCTCGCCCGCAGGAGGCCGAGCAGGAACGAGAGTGTCGCCACCGTCAGCAGCGTGTCGAACATCGTCATCGACACGAACAGCAGCCAGAGCGTTGACGTCGCCAGGACCAGCGGCGCGATGCCCGCGGCCACTGGGAACTCGGGCCAGAGTCGCCGGGCGATCCGGGAGGTGAGGACGAGGGAAAGAATTCCCGCCAGGGGAGCGACGAGTCGGGCAGACCACTCGTGGACGCCGGTAACGGCCCAGATCGCGTTGATGAGCCAGAACAGGAGCGGCGGCTTGTGGCTGTAGGTCTCGCCGTTGAGATGCGGAACGAGATAGTCGCCGGAGGCGTGCATGTCCCAGGCGACCGCGAGATACCGCGTCTCGTCAATCGGGAGGAGCGGACGGCAGATCAGATGCGCGGCCACGAGCGCGAGCGAGAGAGCGACGGCGGTCCAGAGCCCCGTCCGTCCCACGTCGCTCCAGGCCGGGAGGACGCGCGACACGGACCATTTAGAAGCCTGGGGGTTCCGCTCACCCCGGCGAGGGTTCGGGAGAGCCGACGGGGCAGGAAGCGTGGGAGCCGGATCGTTCGGCCTGCTCGGCGCGGATGAGCTGGAGATTTCGGGCATAGATCAAGAGTCCGGATGCCTGACCGGCGATGAAGACGGGATCGCGACGATGAACGGCATACGCCAGGAGGCTGACCCCGCCCCCGATGCTGAGATACCAGAACGCGATCGGAAAGACGCTTTTCTTTGCGGATTCGCTCGACAGCCACTGGACCAGGAACCGGGCGCTGAATACGAACTGTCCGCCGAACCCGATCGCCATCCAGATCTGGTCGTTCGTCATGGCCGCTCCCCTCCGACGGCGGCGGGTTCCGACCGCGAGAACGACCGAGCCATCGCGCGAGGAGACATCGCTCCGCGGCCCAGTTCCGGCATCGGCCGGGAGTCGACCGGGGAGGGACCGGGCCGATGGCAACGTTCCGTGACGCGCGGCACGCGCGACCGACGGATCAGCCACAGCATTCCTGCCAGATCGATGACGCCGGCCGTCAACCGGCTGAAAGTGCCGTAGTGGCTCCGTCCCTGGAGTCGCGGCCGATGCCGGACTTCGACCGAGAGCACTCCCGAACCGGCCCGCCGGAAGAGCGCGGGGAGGAACCGGTGCATGTGATGAAAGGCCGGGAGCTCCAGAAACGCGTCACGGAAGAAGACCTTGATTCCGCATCCGCTGTCGGGCGTGTTGTCGCCGAGGATGCGGCCGCGAATGGAGTTGGCGACGCGGCTGCAGACCTTCCGCCAGAGACTGTCCTGTCGCCGCCGCCGATGCCCGATCACCAGATGAACGTTCGCGTCCCGCGCGGCGGTCTCCAGGATCGACCACAGCCGCGGGAGGTCTCGCGGGTCATTCTGTCCGTCGCCGTCGAGCGTGGCGACCACGTCGGCCCGGGCCGCTTTGACGCCCGACCGGACCGCCAGACTCTGGCCGCAGGGGTGGGCATGGGTCAGCACCCGCAGCATCGGATGAGTGTTTTGAAGCGTCTCCAGAGCGGCCGCGGTTCCGTCCGTGCTCCCATCGTCCACGACGACGATCTCGAACTCGCACCATCCGTCGAGGACGCCAACGACCTCAGCGACGAGCGATTCGATATTCCCCGCCTCGTTCTGAGCGGGAATGACGACGGAAACGTCCACGCGGCCTCCTGCCACCGGTCCCGCCTCGACGGGGCCCATTGGCGGGCCTCGACTCAGATCGGGCGAGGCGGGAGTTTCCTTTCCGCCCGCAGAACCGGTCAACAGCATTCCGGCCCGCAGCCCTGGCAGGTGAACAAAATCTCATCTGGGGTGGTTCTGTTTGCCTGTTCGCGATTGACCGCGCGGATCGGTTGGGCTTTTTTTGCGTTTTGCGCGACCGAATCGAGGCACAGAGCGCAGTGTCGTCCCACCGGGTCCAGGGGCACCCTGGTCAGGGGGTGCAGGGGGCAGAATGCCTCTTGCCCGCCGGAGGCTGTCTCGTCGAGAGATGTCTGAAGGAGTGAGTGTCCAAGCGCGGACACGGTGCCGTATGCCCCCTCACCAACCCGCGGGGACTGCAGAGCGAGCGTGGAGTCCTCAACGCCAGTACCACAAAGGGGACATCCGTTGCTGACCACGGTTCCTCGTGGAAGCGCCTCCGGCGGCAAGGGGTCGCCCCCTTGACCCCGGCTGCCGTCGCACGTTGGGCTTGAGCTAAGAGAGCTCAGCCGGCGAGCACGCGGTTTGAAGCTCACTCTTCCTGGAGCGCCGCCAGGTCGATCGCATCGCTCTCGAACATCCGGACGTAGCTCTCGTACCGCAGCGGCGAGAGCAGCCCTTCGTCAACCGCCGACTTCACCCGGCAGCCGCTCTCGTGCGTGTGCGTGCAGTCCGGAAAATGACAGTGCGCCACGAAGGGAGGGAACTCGCGGAAGTACCCTTCGACCTCCTGCGGAGCGACATTCCAGAGCTGGAGCTGCCGGATCCCCGGCGTGTCGACCACCCAGCCCCCGCAGTCGAGCTCAAGCAGCTGCGACACGCGGGTCGTGTGCCGCCCCTTCCCGGAGTCGTCGCTCACCGCCCCGGTCTTGAGGCCGAGCCCCGGCTGGACCATGTTGAGCAGGGTCGATTTCCCGACACCGCTCTGGCCCGTGAAGACGGTCGTCTTGCCACTGAGAAGCCGCCGGAGGGCCTTCACTCCCTGGCCGGTCTGGGCGCTGAGAAGGATGCAGGGGTATCCGATCCGGCTGTACTGGCCGAGGATCGGTTGCAGCGGGACGGGATCGATCAGGTCCGCCTTGTTGACGCAGACGATCCCCTGAACCCCTCCGGCCTCGCAGCTCACGAGGAAGCGGTCGATCAGCGTCGGCTTGAGCGGCGGATCGGTGGCGGAGGCGACGATGACCGCCTGATCGACATTGGCGACGATCAGGTGTGCGTGCCGTCCCTGGCCGCGGGAAAGAGTCGAGCGGCGCGGTTCGATCCGCTCGATGATCCCGGCGGTCTCGTTCTCCGGCCGGACCAGAACCAGATCCCCGGTCGCGACGGCATTCCGGGTATCGCGAGCCAGATCACGGACCCGGCG of Planctomyces sp. SH-PL14 contains these proteins:
- the rsgA gene encoding ribosome small subunit-dependent GTPase A, with translation MTGPRKKSRVAFKKNHDHRPRRTDLTRHDVEDLADLTSDERVSGKGALTRQRTIITDDEGALVVDESVCIRGRVLWAVGANHCSVRTERGILDCRLRRRVRDLARDTRNAVATGDLVLVRPENETAGIIERIEPRRSTLSRGQGRHAHLIVANVDQAVIVASATDPPLKPTLIDRFLVSCEAGGVQGIVCVNKADLIDPVPLQPILGQYSRIGYPCILLSAQTGQGVKALRRLLSGKTTVFTGQSGVGKSTLLNMVQPGLGLKTGAVSDDSGKGRHTTRVSQLLELDCGGWVVDTPGIRQLQLWNVAPQEVEGYFREFPPFVAHCHFPDCTHTHESGCRVKSAVDEGLLSPLRYESYVRMFESDAIDLAALQEE
- a CDS encoding glycosyltransferase family 2 protein; the encoded protein is MDVSVVIPAQNEAGNIESLVAEVVGVLDGWCEFEIVVVDDGSTDGTAAALETLQNTHPMLRVLTHAHPCGQSLAVRSGVKAARADVVATLDGDGQNDPRDLPRLWSILETAARDANVHLVIGHRRRRQDSLWRKVCSRVANSIRGRILGDNTPDSGCGIKVFFRDAFLELPAFHHMHRFLPALFRRAGSGVLSVEVRHRPRLQGRSHYGTFSRLTAGVIDLAGMLWLIRRSRVPRVTERCHRPGPSPVDSRPMPELGRGAMSPRAMARSFSRSEPAAVGGERP
- a CDS encoding lipid-A-disaccharide synthase N-terminal domain-containing protein; translation: MTNDQIWMAIGFGGQFVFSARFLVQWLSSESAKKSVFPIAFWYLSIGGGVSLLAYAVHRRDPVFIAGQASGLLIYARNLQLIRAEQAERSGSHASCPVGSPEPSPG